The Desulfuromonas sp. TF nucleotide sequence GTATCCTCCCAGACGGGAACAAAGCAGAAGAAGCATCGGCCGGATACGTTTGCCGCCGCTGGCAAGGACATACTCTCCGACCTTGCGAATCAAGGCGACTTCAGAGGTCAAGTCCTTTTTAAACTGAGCCTCGACCCTGATCAGATCGTCGTCTAATAATGCCAGGACTTTATCCATCGAAACACAAGTATCCTTTTAGAGGGAAAATCTATCACATCCTAAAGATCGGTTGATCTGTTGTCAAAACATTTTTAAGTTGCGGCGCCGGATCTCGCCTTCCCGCATCCGAAGTGAGGCAACCTTTCACAGGTCTTTCAGACGCCGATTCTTACCTCAGCATCCATTGGGGGCATGATAGAGGAGGGCAGATGAAGTGTCAAGATTTGCTCAAGCGAGCAGATTTGCCCAAGCTAACAATACTCGTTTTTTATCATCTTCTCTTTTTTTATTTGACAGATGTCGATATGAAAATTATATTTATGACCAAGTTTGTAATAAATTGGATCGGATTCATAATTCCTGCTCAGGATTTTTGACAGAGCCTTCCATCCATCTATAATTAGTCATTTGGAGATTTCTTTTCGCAAAGGAGGCGTTCATGGAGAATCCGGCGTACAATAGCGCCATCGTCAAGAGCTTCGTTCACTGGAGCATTCTGTGGGGCCTGGTGGCTATTCTGGTGGGCGTGCTTATTTCCTTCCAGATGGTCGAGCCCGCCCTCAACTTCCCCCCCTATTTCACTTACGGCCGGCTGCGCCCCGTACATACCAATGCAGGCATTTTCGGCTGGGCTATCGGCAGCTTTTTCGCCACCTTCCTTTACATGGTCCAGCGTCTCTGCCGACGCCCCCTCTGGAGCGATCGCCTCGCCCGCTTTCAGCTCTGGTTCTTCAACGCCACCATCATTGTCGCCGCAATAACCCTTTTGCTGGGATATTCCACCAGCAAGGAATACCATGAACTCGAGTGGCCGGTGGACATCATGGTCGTCGTCCTGTGGGTGGCGTTCGCTGTAAACATCATCATGACCATCATGAAGCGACACGAAGAGCAGATGTACATCTCGCTCTGGTTCATGCTCGCCTCCATCGTGGGAGTGGCCGTCCTTTACCTGGTGAATGCCGCCGAGGTGCCGGTGTCCCTTTTCAAATCCTACTCAGCCTACGCCGGGACCAACGACGCCAACGTTCAATGGTGGTACGGCCACAATGCCGTGGCCATGGTTCTTACTGCTCCCCCTCTGGCGGTCTTCTACTACTTCCTCCCCAAATCGACGGGGGTCCCCATCTACAGCCACCGCCTCGGAATCATCGCCTTCTGGAGCCTGATCTTCATGTATCTCTGGACCGGCGCCCACCATCTGCTGTGGACCCCGGTCCCCGACTGGATTCAGACTCTGGCCATGGCCTTCTCGATCATGCTCATCGCCCCCTCCTGGGGTTCGGTCTTCAACGGGTATCTCTCCATGCGGGGACAATGGCACCAGATGCGCGAGAATTACCTGGTCAAGTTCCTCATCCTCGGCATCACCTTCTACGGCCTCCAGACCCTCCAGGGTCCCCTCCAGGCCGTTCGATCCTTCTCCGCCTTTATCCACTACACCGACTGGGTTCCCGGGCACGTCCACATGGGGACCCTCGGCTGGGTTTCGCTGGTCATGTTCGCCGCCATCTACTACCTGGCGCCGCGCATCTACAACCGGGAACTCTACAGCATTCCCCTGGCGAACCTGCATTTCTGGCTGGTGCTGGTCGGCCAGCTTCTCTACTCCGTGAGCATGTGGATGGCCGGCGTGCAGCAGGCCGGCATGTGGCATGCTCTCAATCCGGACGGCAGCCTCTCCTACTCCTTCATGGAGACCCTGATCGAAATGTATCCCTACTGGTGGGCCCGGGCCATCAGCGGAGTGATCTATCTCGCCGGAGTCGGGATCTTCATCTACAACCTGGCCATGACGGCCCGCAAGGAGGAGCCCCTTTCCTCCACGGCGAAACAGGCATGAGGGAGGAGGGACGCACATGATTTTCTGGGAGAAGAAACCCGTTGTTTTTCTGCTGCTGGCGACCGCCGCTATCTCGGTCGGGACCATTGTCACCATGGTCCTGCCTTTCGCCTGGGTCAACACCGAGACGGACCGCATCGAATCGGTCACGCCCTATACCCCCCTGGAGCAGGAAGGACGCGACGTTTATATTCGCGAGGGGTGCAACAACTGTCATACCCAGACGGTCCGTCCGCTGGTAGCCGAAGTGCTTCGATACGGAGATTACTCCAAGTCGGGCGAATTCCTCTACGATCGGCCTCATCTCTGGGGCTCGCGGCGCACGGGCCCGGATCTCGCCCGTATCGGCGGCAAATATCCCGACGCCTGGCACGAGCAGCACATGAAAGACCCCCAGTCGATGGTGCCCAGATCGAACATGCCCGAGTACGGATTTCTGGCGGAAACCGCCATCGACACCGCCTACACCCGGCGCAAGATGAAGGTGCTCGGTTTCCCCTTCACCGAAGCGCAGATCGAGGACCTGCGGAGCAAAACCGAACTCGACGCCATGATCGCCTATCTGCAGAAGCTGGGCAGCGACATCCCCTGGCGCGAAGCGGCCCGCGTGGAGATCGTCGGCGAACTGACCAATCCCTTCCAGGGGGATTCCTCGGTCATTCCCGCGGGCCGGTCTCTGTACGAAACGCACTGCGCCGCCTGCCACGGCGAAGACCTGACCGGGGGGATCGGATCGGACATCAGCGATGTCGACATGTCTGACGCCGACCTCTACGAAATCATCTTCAACGGCATCCCCGAAGCCGGCATGCCGGATTTCGCTACCTTGGGCTCCGATCGGGTCTGGAAGCTGGTTTCTTTTGTCAAATCCCAGAAGAGGCACTGATGGACTGGGCTTCGCTGCTCTATCTCGGAATCACCGTCGGACTCTTAATCGTCTTTGCGCTCATCGTGGTGCGTACCTGCAGCCGCAAACGCAAGAACAAGCTGGAAGAACCCAAACACCGGATGCTCGACGACGAATAATCCTGGGAGGAAACACGCCATGCCGATGCTCGACCAGCATGAACATAAACACGCCGTCCACAATTTCGACGGGATCATCGAAAACCGGGTGCAATCTCCACCGCCCTATTTTACCGTTCTTTTCTACGGCCTGATCCTCTGGGGGGTCGTCTTCAGCGCCTATTTTCTTCTTTCGGGCTGGAGTTCCGAAGAGGAATTCCGGCAGGATATGGCGGCTCACCGGGAACAGGCCGCGGCCCGGAGGACCGATCCCGAACAAGGGAAGGTTCCCGCGGCCATGGCGACAGAGGACGTCTCCGGGAAAGAGCTTTTTGCCGCCCATTGCGCGGCATGCCACGGCGCCGCCGGCGAAGGAGGAATCGGTCCCGATCTGACCGCCTCCGACTACGCCTACGGCAGCAGCCCCGAGGCGATCCGGACCTCGATCGCCGAGGGACGCCCGGGCGGCATGCCGGGATTCGGGACTCAGCTCTCCGGCGAGAAGATCGAGGCTCTTGCCGAATTTGTCGTAAGCCTGAAGAAAAAATGACAACCAATCGTGAGGCTCACCCCTCACCCCTCATGCCTTACCTTTTGAGCCCATGCCGCTGACCACTCCCAGACTCACAGGTCCCTGGCGGAGGCGCTTTCAATGGACGGCGACCCTGACGGTCCTGGCGGTCCCCTTCGTCCGTATAGGCGGCCGCAGCCTGCTGCTCGTCGATCTTCCCTCCCGGACCCTGGAGGCGGGGGGGCGGATCTTTCGCATCGAGGAGCTTTACCTTCTCCTGCTTCTCTGCCTGGCTCTGGTGCTCTTCTTTCTTCTGGCAACCCTGGTGCTTGGCCGCGTCTGGTGCGGATGGGCCTGCCCCCAGACCACCCTGTCCGATGCGGCCGAATGGTGGGGACGCCGGATCGGCCTGCAGGTCACCCCCCGCGACATGCGGGGGCCGGCCGGTCGCAAGGCACTCCTTCATGCCGGATATCTTTTTCTGGCCCTTCTGGCCGGCGCGAATCTGGTGTGGTATTTTGTCTCGCCCTACGATTTTTTCCCGCGCCTGGCCTTCGGCAGGCTCGGCGCCGCTTCCTTTGCCTCCTGGATGATCATCACCGGAGCGGTCTATCTCGATCTGGCCCTGCTGCGCCGGCTGCTCTGCCGCGACTTCTGCCCCTACGGCCGCTTCCAGAGCGCCCTGGTCGACGCGGGCACCCTAAACTTGCGCTTTCACCCCGACGAGGCGCACCGCTGCATCCGCTGCGGCTCGTGCGTCCGCGCCTGTCCCACGGGGATCGACATTCGCCAGGGCGACCAGGTGGAATGCATCAACTGCGGCCGCTGTCTCGATGCCTGCCGCGAGGTGATGGCCTCTCGCAACCAGCCCGGGATCATCCGCTACACATTCGGCCGGGAAGGCAAAGGGGTGTGGGCCATCCTGAACGCGCGCACCCTGCTGGTGGCTGCCCTGTTCACGGCCGTTTCCACATTTACGGTGGTGGCAGTGGCTTACCGGCCGACCGCCAGTTTCAAACTGCAGCGCTCCGCCAGCGCTTCCAGCCGCCCCCTTCCTGGAGGGGAACTGGCCACCTTCTTCACGGCCTATCTCAGCAACCGGGGAGCAGGCGACGAGACCTTCACTCTTTCGGCCCACCGGGACGAGACTGTCCTCGAACTCAAGGGCCCGACACACGGCATCACGCTGTCAACCGGCGAGCGTCGGCGGCTCGATTTTGCCGTCGTCTCCCCGGAGCCGCCGGCGGATCAGTCTTTCCCTATCCATTTTTTCGTGACCGACTCCCGCGGCAGGGTCGTCGCCCGCGCCGGGGCCACCCTTTCCGCACCGAAGGACATGCCTCATGAATGACGCTGCAAGGTCCACCCACTGGCCAAAAGTCATCATCGGCTTGATTCTCTTCTTCCTGCTCCTGACCGGCTGGTCGGTCTACCGGGCGGCAAAGGGAGTCAGCGAGGTGGCCAACCCCCGCTATTACAGCCACGGCCTCAAGTACAACGATACCCTGATCGAGCAGGAGGCCGCCGCGGGCCTAGGCTGGCAGGTCGGCATCAGACTGGCCGACGGACGTATGGAAGTCCGCCTCACCGACCGGGACGGCCGGCCTGTGGTGCAGGCCCAGGCCGAAGTGGCGCTCTACCGGACTGATGCGAAGGAGCAGAGCCTCCTTCACCTTGCGGAAGAAAGCGCCGGCCTCTATGCCGCGGCCCTTCCGGAGGATCTTTCAGGAAGCCTCAGCGCCCGTCTGCAGATCACCCGCCTGGGCGCAGGACTTTCCCGCTCCCTCCTTCTGAACCTCTGAATCATGAACGATTCGATCCTGGCCTGCGACCACTGCGAATTGCCCATCCCCCCGGGGGAACTGGTTGCCGACCGTATCGGCGACCTTGAGCGCCGCTTCTGCTGCCAGGGGTGCCGCGGCGCTTTCCGCATCATCACCGGCGCCGGAATGGACGATTTCTACCGGCGGCGAAACTGGCCGGAGCCGGGGCTGCCCGAGGGAGCTTTCGCCGCCGGATACGACGACGCCGCCCTGGCGCCTTTCGTCAGTCAGGGGAAAACGGGGGCCGAGTTTTTCTTCCTCCTCGAGGGGGTCCGCTGCGCCTCCTGCGTCTGGCTCATCGAACGCATCCTGGCTTCGGTCGCCGGAGTCTCCGACGCCCGCCTCAATTACGGCACCCATCGCGCCCGAGTCCGCTTCGACCCGAGCCGGACCACCCCCGCCGCACTGTTCGAGGCGGTGGCCCGGATCGGTTACATTCCCCGCCCCTACACCGTCGAAGCGCAGCAGAC carries:
- a CDS encoding cbb3-type cytochrome c oxidase subunit I yields the protein MENPAYNSAIVKSFVHWSILWGLVAILVGVLISFQMVEPALNFPPYFTYGRLRPVHTNAGIFGWAIGSFFATFLYMVQRLCRRPLWSDRLARFQLWFFNATIIVAAITLLLGYSTSKEYHELEWPVDIMVVVLWVAFAVNIIMTIMKRHEEQMYISLWFMLASIVGVAVLYLVNAAEVPVSLFKSYSAYAGTNDANVQWWYGHNAVAMVLTAPPLAVFYYFLPKSTGVPIYSHRLGIIAFWSLIFMYLWTGAHHLLWTPVPDWIQTLAMAFSIMLIAPSWGSVFNGYLSMRGQWHQMRENYLVKFLILGITFYGLQTLQGPLQAVRSFSAFIHYTDWVPGHVHMGTLGWVSLVMFAAIYYLAPRIYNRELYSIPLANLHFWLVLVGQLLYSVSMWMAGVQQAGMWHALNPDGSLSYSFMETLIEMYPYWWARAISGVIYLAGVGIFIYNLAMTARKEEPLSSTAKQA
- a CDS encoding cbb3-type cytochrome c oxidase subunit II: MIFWEKKPVVFLLLATAAISVGTIVTMVLPFAWVNTETDRIESVTPYTPLEQEGRDVYIREGCNNCHTQTVRPLVAEVLRYGDYSKSGEFLYDRPHLWGSRRTGPDLARIGGKYPDAWHEQHMKDPQSMVPRSNMPEYGFLAETAIDTAYTRRKMKVLGFPFTEAQIEDLRSKTELDAMIAYLQKLGSDIPWREAARVEIVGELTNPFQGDSSVIPAGRSLYETHCAACHGEDLTGGIGSDISDVDMSDADLYEIIFNGIPEAGMPDFATLGSDRVWKLVSFVKSQKRH
- a CDS encoding CcoQ/FixQ family Cbb3-type cytochrome c oxidase assembly chaperone; the protein is MDWASLLYLGITVGLLIVFALIVVRTCSRKRKNKLEEPKHRMLDDE
- a CDS encoding c-type cytochrome; protein product: MPMLDQHEHKHAVHNFDGIIENRVQSPPPYFTVLFYGLILWGVVFSAYFLLSGWSSEEEFRQDMAAHREQAAARRTDPEQGKVPAAMATEDVSGKELFAAHCAACHGAAGEGGIGPDLTASDYAYGSSPEAIRTSIAEGRPGGMPGFGTQLSGEKIEALAEFVVSLKKK
- a CDS encoding 4Fe-4S dicluster domain-containing protein, whose protein sequence is MPLTTPRLTGPWRRRFQWTATLTVLAVPFVRIGGRSLLLVDLPSRTLEAGGRIFRIEELYLLLLLCLALVLFFLLATLVLGRVWCGWACPQTTLSDAAEWWGRRIGLQVTPRDMRGPAGRKALLHAGYLFLALLAGANLVWYFVSPYDFFPRLAFGRLGAASFASWMIITGAVYLDLALLRRLLCRDFCPYGRFQSALVDAGTLNLRFHPDEAHRCIRCGSCVRACPTGIDIRQGDQVECINCGRCLDACREVMASRNQPGIIRYTFGREGKGVWAILNARTLLVAALFTAVSTFTVVAVAYRPTASFKLQRSASASSRPLPGGELATFFTAYLSNRGAGDETFTLSAHRDETVLELKGPTHGITLSTGERRRLDFAVVSPEPPADQSFPIHFFVTDSRGRVVARAGATLSAPKDMPHE
- a CDS encoding FixH family protein, yielding MNDAARSTHWPKVIIGLILFFLLLTGWSVYRAAKGVSEVANPRYYSHGLKYNDTLIEQEAAAGLGWQVGIRLADGRMEVRLTDRDGRPVVQAQAEVALYRTDAKEQSLLHLAEESAGLYAAALPEDLSGSLSARLQITRLGAGLSRSLLLNL